DNA sequence from the Pelosinus sp. IPA-1 genome:
ACTTTTTAAAATCATAGCCTACGGATATATGAACTGTATCTATACAAGCCGGAAATTAGAGAGGGCCTGTCAGAGAGATATCAATTTCATGTGGCTTTTAGAGAAAGCCAAAGCCCCCGACCATAACACCCTAGCTCGCTTTCGCAGCGAAAGAATGAGCTTTGTTGCGGAAAAGATTTTTATGATTTAGTGAAACTATTAAAAGCTCACAAAGAAATTAGTAGTAAGAATCTTTTCGTGGATGGAATAAAAATTGAGGCCAATGCCAATAAATACAGCTTTGTCTGATTAAACATCACGAAAAATTAAACCTAAAAATAGGAGAGGCCATTAATGAAATTATCCAAGTATTCCAGCTTAATTTTTGTCCTGAAACGCCGCTAAAAGAGATCTTGGAATGCCTCAATAAAAAGAAAGAACAAAAACAGATTGTCTTTGTATATGGTATCGGAAAACGAAAAAGCATTTTGCAAAAATCCATATAAACACTGGAAGAATTGTCTGCCCGCCAAATCAAATATCAAAACTACGGAGAAAATTTTCAAGGGCGCAATAGTTTTTCTGAAACCGATCAGGATGCCACCTTTATG
Encoded proteins:
- a CDS encoding transposase, coding for MLPLHIEILIPKDDSVRLLSQIAEELDYRDLYRAYSLKGRNSAVSPKTLFKIIAYGYMNCIYTSRKLERACQRDINFMWLLEKAKAPDHNTLARFRSERMSFVAEKIFMI